From one Nonomuraea polychroma genomic stretch:
- a CDS encoding RidA family protein produces MTHGVRLIRCPDLAQTVEYAYAAAADAPVRAIWAAGACPLDADGTTVAVGDVAGQARQVMRNLDTALAGAGAALTDLVKTTVYVASSRREDLVEAWKVYRDHMGAHDVPSTLLGVAALGYPDQLVEVEAVALITAPE; encoded by the coding sequence GTGACCCATGGTGTCCGTCTGATCCGCTGCCCCGACCTCGCCCAGACCGTGGAGTACGCGTACGCCGCCGCGGCCGACGCGCCCGTGCGGGCCATCTGGGCGGCGGGGGCGTGCCCGCTGGACGCCGACGGCACGACCGTCGCCGTGGGCGACGTCGCCGGGCAGGCCCGCCAGGTGATGCGGAACCTCGACACGGCGCTCGCCGGCGCGGGCGCCGCGCTCACCGACCTGGTCAAGACCACTGTGTACGTCGCCTCGTCCCGGCGTGAGGACCTGGTCGAGGCGTGGAAGGTCTACCGTGATCACATGGGCGCCCACGACGTGCCGAGCACGCTGCTCGGGGTCGCCGCGCTCGGTTACCCGGACCAGCTCGTCGAGGTCGAGGCGGTCGCG